A region of the Campylobacter subantarcticus LMG 24377 genome:
GTATATCATCACACATTCTTTCAGGGTGTGGCATAAGTCCAAAGATTTTTTTATTCTCATTACAAATTCCAGCTATATCATTTAAAGAGCCATTTGGATTGTTGATGTATCTTAATAAAATCATATCTTTATCTTCTAGTATTTTAATACCATCTTCGCTATTAAAGTAATTTCCTTCTCCGTGAGCAATAGGTAATTCTATAATGTCATTTTTTTGGAAATTTTTCAAAAAAACATTATTGTTTGATACTACTTGTAATGCTTGTATTTTGGAAATAAAACTTAAGTTATTGTTGTGTTTCATAGCTCCCTTTAAAAGACCAAGTTCTAATAAAATTTGAAAACCATTGCAAATACCTAGGACATATCCACCTTTTTTAACATGCTCTTTTAGGGTTTTTATAGCAGGAGCAAGTTTTGCAATAGCGGCACATCTTAAATAATCTCCATAAGAAAATCCACCTGGTAAAACAATTAAATCTGCACTAAAATCTTGTTTTTCATGCCAAATGATTTCAGTTTTTATTCCTAGTTTTTCAAAAGCATAAGCTGTATCAAACTCACAATTAGTTCCAGGAAAACGAATAATAGCTACTTTCATAATATTATCTCATAATCTTCTATCACAGTATTTGCAAGCAATTCTTTACACATTAAATCAGCTTGTTTTAAAGCTTCTTCTTTATCATCGCAAGCTATATCAAAACTAATTTGTTTTGAGGTTTTAACATTTGCTATGTTATTAAAATCTAAAGAATGCAAAGCCTTTTCTATGGCTTTGCCTTGAGGATCTAAAATCCCATTTTTTAGTGTAATATTTACAATTACTTTCATTATTTTTCCTAACTTAAAATTCTTTTTAATACTTCTTCATAGGCCATTTTTACATTGCCTAAGTCTTGTCTAAAGCGGTCTTTGTCTAATTTTTCATTAGTTTTGCTATCCCAAAATCTACAACTATCAGGGCTAATTTCATCAGCTAGTATCATATTTCCTTCGTTGTCAATACCAAATTCTAATTTAAAATCAATCAATTTTAAACCTTTAGATTCAAAGAATTTAACCAAGATAGAATTGATTTGTCTTGCTATATTTTTTATTAATTCTAAATCTTTTTCACTTTTTACTAAATTTAAAATTAAACAATGCTCATCATTGATAATAGGATCGCCTAAGTCATCATTTTTATAACAAAACTCAACTACAGCAAAAGGTAAGATTGTACCTTCTTTAATACCCAATCTTTTTGTTAAAGATCCTGTAGCTACATTTCTAGTGATAACTTCAATAGGTATAATATCG
Encoded here:
- the purQ gene encoding phosphoribosylformylglycinamidine synthase subunit PurQ, producing the protein MKVAIIRFPGTNCEFDTAYAFEKLGIKTEIIWHEKQDFSADLIVLPGGFSYGDYLRCAAIAKLAPAIKTLKEHVKKGGYVLGICNGFQILLELGLLKGAMKHNNNLSFISKIQALQVVSNNNVFLKNFQKNDIIELPIAHGEGNYFNSEDGIKILEDKDMILLRYINNPNGSLNDIAGICNENKKIFGLMPHPERMCDDILGSKVGLKMFEGFLNC
- the purS gene encoding phosphoribosylformylglycinamidine synthase subunit PurS — protein: MKVIVNITLKNGILDPQGKAIEKALHSLDFNNIANVKTSKQISFDIACDDKEEALKQADLMCKELLANTVIEDYEIIL
- the purC gene encoding phosphoribosylaminoimidazolesuccinocarboxamide synthase, producing MAAKLDLLYEGKGKKMFKTDDENLLITEFKDDLTAFNAEKKGNEAGKGALNCKISTEIFHLLEKEGIKTHLVETISDKEQIVKKCDIIPIEVITRNVATGSLTKRLGIKEGTILPFAVVEFCYKNDDLGDPIINDEHCLILNLVKSEKDLELIKNIARQINSILVKFFESKGLKLIDFKLEFGIDNEGNMILADEISPDSCRFWDSKTNEKLDKDRFRQDLGNVKMAYEEVLKRILS